In Symphalangus syndactylus isolate Jambi chromosome 9, NHGRI_mSymSyn1-v2.1_pri, whole genome shotgun sequence, the genomic stretch CAAAGCGCCCAGGCGTGGGGAAGAGCAGGGCTGAACAAAGGGGCCGAGACTGTCACCTTTCTTCATGGCCTTGTCAATGAGCCGCTCCAGTTCCTTGGCCTGGTTGTTCTGGGGTTCTGTCTGCAGCAACCCGCGGACGTACTTTAAGGCCTTCTCATATTCCTGTGCTCAGGGAAACGCGCACGCGTCATACACACCGCagcgtttgtttgtttgtttgtttgttttaataagagatggggtcttgctctgttgcccacgctggagggcAGCGTtgcaatcacagcccactgcagcctcaaactcccaggctcaagcagtcctcccacctcagcctcctgagtagccgggattacaggtgtgagccactgggccggCTACACCTCAGTATCCACCACTCCTCCTGCCCACCTGAAGGGCCTTCCCTTCTTCAGCCCTGGGGGCTCCTCCCTCGACCTccacaccctccctccctccagccccaccccacgGAGTAGAGTCCACAAACAACCCCAACTCTGCGGGAGATAACAGTGCAAGGCTTGGGCCTGCACCCAATCTCTTGACGTCACCTTCCTCCCCACACCCTCGCCACTCTGATCTTCCCTGGGAGTCCTCATCTGACACCGCTCTGCACCTCTGCACCCCTTCAGACTTCCCGCTGTCCAGGGCTCCACCCtggaggacacagtaagaaggtcCTGCAGCCCCAGAGGAGTATGAAGGGAACGGGGGCCCCACCTCACCTTGAGCCGGTAGTTCCCCACGGCCAGGTAGAAGACGTAATCCCGCTGTTCCTCCTTGCTCCCTTTGGGCAGCAGCTCTGGGGAGGGGCAGAGAAGAGGGTGAGAAATGCTTCTTTCCTAATACTTTCCTAATACTGTGTCCCAGAGGCCCCTTCCGCTTTCTGAATGCCTCTGTGATCCTGGGAGGGTCATAGTCCTAAGCCTCCCTTTCAGCTCCAGTCACTCCCAGCACCCTAGCCAGAGCTCTGGGGCAGGGAGAACCCCAGCTGTGCCAACACCCCAGTGACAGAACATCCCTTTTATCAGTATTACAGTCAACTGGTCCATCCAACTGAAATGAGGAAATCGGGGCCCTGGAGAAGCCAAGGCAGCGTGACTCAGTTTTGGCATCtgctgtggtttttttttcagacggagtttcactcgttgcccaggctggagtgcaatagcgtgatctcggctcactgcaaccttcgcctcccgggttcaagcgattctcctgcctcagtttcccgagcagctggaattacaggcgcccgccaccacacctggctaatttttgtattttcagtagagatggagtttcaccatgttggccaggctggtctcaaactcctgacctcaagtgatatgcctgcctcggcctcccaaagtgttgctgTTGTGGTTTTAACTAAACTGCCTGCTGTacaattattgtttaaaaaaaaaaaatgttaggacTCCCtccccctttaaaaaaatcagctcaaaaCTCACCTTCAATCAGCCTTCCCTGAAGACCCCACCTGACtttgtcttccttcctttttttttttttttttttttttaaagagacagggtcggCTGTGAGCGGTagctcacgactataatcccagcactttgggaagctgagccgggcggatcacctgaggtcaggagtttgagaccagcctgaccaacatggagaaaccccgtctctactaaaaatacaaaattagccgggcgtgttggcacatgcctataatcccagctacctgggaggctggggcagcagaattgcttgaaccctgacccagccatcccattactgggtatatacccaaaggattataaatcatgctgctataaaaacacatgcacacgtatgtttatagcggcactactcacaataggaaagacttggaaccaacctaaatatccaacaaccatagactggattaagaaaatgtggcacatatacaccatggaatactatgcagccataaaaaatgaggagttccatgtcctttgtagggacatggatgaagctggaaaccatcattcttagcaaactatcgcaaggacaaaaaaccaaacactgcatgttctcattcataggtgggaattgaacaatgagaacacatggacacaggaaggggaacatcacacgctggggactgttgtggggtggggggaggggggagggatagcattaggagatatacctaatgctaaatgacgagttaatgggtgcagcacaccaacatggcacatgtatacatatgtaactaacctgcacgctgtgcacatgtaccctaaaacttaaagtataataataataaaattaaaaaaaaaaaaaaaagaattgcttgaacccagtaggcagaggttgtggtgagccaagattgcactattgcacactcagtctcgggaaaaaaaaaaaaaacggagacagggtctcgctctgtcaccccagtcTGGAGCACAGTAGCATgtccatggctcactgcagcctcgaactcctggggtcagtgatcctcctgcctcagcctcccaagtagctgggactataagcacataccaccatgcctagctaatttaaaaatttttgttatagAGACAGGCcaggtggtctcaaattcctggcttcaagccatcctctggccttggcctcccaaagtgctgagattacaggcatgagccacagtgcctggccccacCGGACTTTCTTAATTCAGAGACTTCCCAGAGGATAACTGTACTGTATGCACTAGAATTTGTTGCTAAATAATTCTGCAGGTGTTTATAAATCTTCCTAAGCGTTTGTACTGTCTCCTCAACTAGACTGGCAACACTTAGAGAGGCTGTTTCTTCTATATCTACACCCTGCTGTAGAATAAACCCGAAAATCTGAATTGCCAAAGTAGACAAACATAGGGTAAAAATATTTGTGCCTTTTAAGAAAGAgtcttatttttatagatttttttttttttgagacagagtctcattctgttgcccaggctggagtgcaatggcgtgatcttggctcactgcaacctctgtctcccaagttccagtgattctcctgcctcagcctcctgagtagctgggattacaggtgcgtgccaccacgcctggctaatttttgtatttttagtagagacagggtttcaccatgttgaccaggctggtctcgaactcctgaccttgtgatccacctgccctggcctcccaaagtgctgggattacaggtgtgagccactgcgcccggccatttttatAGATTTTCAATAGGCATCCTTTGCTAACACAGTCGGCATTCTGTATTCATGGATTCATCGaaccatggatcaaaaatactcagaaaaaaaaaaaagatagttgcatctgtactgaacatgacCAGACCtttttttcttgccattattccctaaacaatacagtatacttacacagcatttacattgtatttggtattataagtaatctacagatgatttaaagtatataggagaaGGTGCACAGGTTACATGTAAATACCACATCATTTTATATATGGGACTTGGATGACTATTGGTATCTGTGGGGGTGGGgttcctagaaccaatcccccatggctACAGAGGGATGGCTGTACACTGACTTGTGTGCTTATAAATTATTACTTGAACAAAAGAAAGGAGCTACAGAGAAATTAAGTGGTTAAGTATTGTGGCCTCTGACAAATGATGACCCACCTAAAACCAATGGGAAGTAGGGTTCCAATCCAAAAAGCACTAtctggctggacgcggtggctcacgcttgtaatcccaacactttgggaggccgaggtgggcagatcatctgaggtcaggagtttgagaccagcctgaccaacatggtgaaaccctgtctctacaaaaaatacaaaaattagctgggcgtggtagtgggcgcctgtaatcccagctactcaggatgttgaggccggagaattgcttgaaccgggaggtggcggttgcagtgagctgagacagcgccactgtactccagcctgggggacagagcaagactctgtctcaaacaaaaacaaaaaacaaaaagcactatCTGCTCACAATTTTGTAGGACAGTCCTCTGTACCTCTTCCATGCCACAAAAGATTCTCAATAGCTGCTAACTAAGCAACACGGTGGTGGTGTTGGGGGGAAGGGCATGGGCCTAGGTCTCACAAAACAGGAGCTTCTAGTCCCAATTCAGCCATTAACTGATTAGTTGCGTGACCTCAAGTCACTTTCCCAGATCAAGACAGTCCTGGGGGAACTGACATGCTACCACTCTGTCTGGCAAAACAATGGTGGGCGGTAAGTAGCCAAAAGTTCACTGGGAGACGTCAAGCTAAGTATAGCCCTTGGTGCAGTAAATCTACCGGAGACAACTGAGAGGTGACTGGACTACGGGGCCCACATCGCAGAGCAGCCCAGATGGCAGCGAGAAGGGGAGAGTACAGCGCCTCACCCTCGAGCAGCACGATGCCTTTACGGATGTCATCATTGTACTTGCTCCGCACCAGGCACCAGGCGTACTCAAACTGCGTGCTCTTGGACACCGAGCCTGCTGCCTTCTCAGACTGAAATTTCTTTTCAAACTTCTGCCACAGGGGAGGAAAGGAATCATTTAGAAATGAAAGGCGTCAACCATTCTCTATCTGGATATGCCATCTCCCTGGCTCTGCCCCCTTTCCCTCGCAGGTCTTGGTATCGGGCACCCC encodes the following:
- the FIS1 gene encoding mitochondrial fission 1 protein is translated as MEAVLNELVSVEDLLKFEKKFQSEKAAGSVSKSTQFEYAWCLVRSKYNDDIRKGIVLLEELLPKGSKEEQRDYVFYLAVGNYRLKEYEKALKYVRGLLQTEPQNNQAKELERLIDKAMKKDGLVGMAIVGGMALGVAGLAGLIGLAVSKSKS